The proteins below are encoded in one region of Nitrosomonas ureae:
- a CDS encoding K+/H+ antiporter subunit F, protein MLDLVISIALGLVAAAVAMSFWRLLRGPSLPDRILALDTLYVNAIALLMLLGIHLGSALFFEAALLIALMGFIGTVALCKYLLRGDIIE, encoded by the coding sequence ATGTTAGATCTCGTGATTAGTATTGCACTTGGATTAGTGGCCGCGGCAGTCGCTATGAGTTTCTGGCGACTGTTGCGCGGCCCCAGTTTGCCGGATCGGATTCTGGCACTGGATACTTTATATGTAAATGCCATTGCATTACTCATGTTGCTAGGGATTCATCTGGGTAGCGCACTGTTCTTTGAGGCAGCATTATTGATTGCTTTGATGGGTTTCATAGGTACTGTTGCATTATGCAAGTATTTATTGCGTGGCGATATTATTGAATAA
- a CDS encoding monovalent cation/H+ antiporter subunit D: MISHMVILPVIWPLLFGALLLLLQKQSLQVLRIVSISSVSVLVLLTGWLLSVVNNGEILVYALGNWPPPFGIVLVADRLAAWMLIITALVSLCALLYAVRGTDTMGPHFHVLYQLQLFGLNGAFLTGDLFNLFVFFEILLLASYGLLLHGGGRLRTMAGLHFVIINLVGSTLFLFAVGTLYGLLGTLNMADLAVKVANVASEDIALIRTAGLLLFAVFALKAALLPLYLWLPAAYAHTSAPVAALFAIMTKVGAYSILRIYTLIFGEQAGPIANLIQPWLLPLALATLVAGVLGVLASTHLRQQVAYLVVASVGTLFIAFGINTSAGIAAGLYYLPHSTFAAAAFFLLADGIAKRRGEMGDRFEPGLIMMHQRIVGTLFFVAAVLVTGLPPLSGFVAKFMILQAALSHTALPWIMAIVLITSLFTIIALARSGSLIFYRAQAPQPSHAATDSHVRPSIVSDINGLVIATCLLALCVVIMIWAGAIIEFVQATANQLLQPDDYIKSVLGVEK; encoded by the coding sequence ATGATAAGCCATATGGTTATTCTTCCCGTGATATGGCCGTTATTGTTTGGCGCGTTGTTGTTGTTGCTGCAAAAACAGAGTCTGCAGGTGTTGCGTATTGTAAGCATCTCATCCGTAAGTGTTTTGGTTCTGTTGACAGGATGGTTGCTCAGCGTCGTTAACAATGGCGAGATTCTGGTTTATGCATTAGGCAACTGGCCCCCACCCTTTGGCATTGTTCTGGTCGCTGATCGGCTTGCTGCCTGGATGTTGATCATTACTGCATTGGTTTCTTTGTGCGCGCTACTTTATGCAGTGCGCGGCACGGATACTATGGGACCACATTTCCATGTGCTATACCAATTGCAATTATTTGGTTTAAATGGTGCATTTTTGACCGGTGATTTGTTTAATCTATTTGTATTCTTTGAAATTCTGCTACTTGCTTCCTATGGTTTATTACTGCATGGTGGGGGACGGTTGCGCACCATGGCCGGGTTACATTTTGTCATCATCAATCTCGTGGGTTCAACTTTGTTTTTGTTTGCTGTAGGAACACTCTACGGGCTCTTGGGTACATTAAATATGGCTGATCTGGCGGTTAAAGTTGCCAATGTTGCTAGCGAGGATATTGCGCTCATTCGTACGGCTGGCTTACTGTTGTTTGCCGTATTTGCTCTCAAAGCCGCTCTTTTGCCGCTTTATTTGTGGCTCCCTGCGGCTTATGCGCATACATCTGCTCCGGTTGCCGCTTTATTTGCCATCATGACCAAGGTTGGTGCGTACAGCATTTTGCGCATTTATACTTTGATCTTTGGCGAACAAGCCGGGCCAATTGCCAATTTGATTCAACCCTGGTTGTTACCATTGGCTTTGGCAACGTTGGTTGCAGGCGTACTGGGTGTTCTGGCAAGTACGCATTTGCGGCAGCAGGTGGCCTATCTAGTGGTTGCATCGGTCGGTACACTATTTATCGCTTTTGGCATCAACACGAGCGCCGGAATAGCGGCCGGATTGTATTATTTGCCACATTCCACCTTCGCTGCCGCCGCATTTTTTCTGCTTGCTGATGGCATTGCTAAGCGACGTGGCGAAATGGGCGATCGCTTTGAGCCGGGTTTGATCATGATGCATCAGCGAATAGTAGGCACACTCTTTTTTGTAGCAGCGGTTTTAGTGACAGGATTGCCCCCATTATCCGGTTTTGTAGCAAAATTCATGATCTTACAAGCGGCGCTATCACATACGGCTCTGCCATGGATAATGGCTATTGTATTAATAACCAGCTTGTTTACTATTATTGCATTGGCGCGTAGCGGAAGTCTGATTTTTTATCGGGCTCAAGCTCCGCAGCCGAGCCATGCTGCAACGGATAGCCATGTTCGGCCCAGTATAGTGTCAGACATAAATGGCTTGGTGATTGCTACCTGTTTGCTTGCGTTATGTGTAGTTATAATGATCTGGGCTGGTGCAATTATCGAGTTTGTACAGGCAACAGCAAATCAGTTGTTGCAACCTGATGATTATATTAAATCTGTGCTAGGTGTTGAGAAATGA
- a CDS encoding Na+/H+ antiporter subunit E, protein MTTMARLLPHPILSPTLTGLWLLLVNSITPGQIVLGLLLGWMIPLLTQRFWPEVVTIHKPFTLLRYIGILLWDIIMANFTVARLILGDLDRLKPVFIQLPLSVTSDLAISLLANSITLTPGTVSARLSEDRRYLLIHALNEADPDTLIATIKQRYERPLQEIFEQC, encoded by the coding sequence ATGACAACCATGGCTCGTTTGCTGCCTCATCCGATTTTATCCCCCACGCTGACAGGTTTATGGTTACTGCTGGTTAACAGCATAACGCCCGGGCAGATTGTTCTCGGTTTGTTGCTGGGTTGGATGATACCGTTATTAACCCAACGCTTTTGGCCGGAGGTTGTGACAATTCACAAACCTTTTACTTTGTTGCGGTATATTGGGATATTACTGTGGGATATTATTATGGCCAATTTTACGGTAGCGCGATTAATTCTTGGCGATCTGGATCGGCTTAAGCCGGTTTTTATTCAATTACCATTAAGCGTGACATCTGATTTGGCTATCAGTTTATTGGCTAACAGCATCACATTGACACCGGGGACAGTATCGGCGCGATTGTCTGAAGATCGCAGATATTTGTTAATTCATGCACTCAATGAAGCTGATCCGGATACACTGATCGCAACGATTAAGCAACGCTATGAACGTCCATTACAGGAGATTTTTGAACAATGTTAG
- a CDS encoding sensor domain-containing diguanylate cyclase, translating into MKKISVLLTMMLVCSFWSLPADAQDIDVSKKYQEPIGQHIQFYRNEEAHLSMQSAYDAFQNGDFSQSSDSVLNFGIGAKPVWLAFRVRNHTHDYALRNLLLETSWLDKIDVYHFHGNQLVNSYHIGDSQLFSQRPLNHRFFVTEHNVGTGDTTVLIRVESDDAMVLPIYFLTAEETADRNMLQAYSYGLIYGIILALVAYNFMLYIGLRSAPYFFYSLYLLLFLLLNAAYTGHGYQWLWPDSPHWQQWSNPVLIMMCTLSGCAFALNFLDIKTASPRIYQSVIVCCLSFSVLTLIAILTDKFIITLFISLFFIFYFYILAVILGIISLRTKNRFAQYFLLASIFTICGGIITANAVWGFIPFNWLTYRATEIGMVADAILLALALAERFNINQSEKLAAEKRADIDLLTNLNNRRAFYKFVQPMWAISLRSKSSTSVIILDIDDFKLLNDNYGHPVGDLVLVRLAETIQKEARSGDILARWGGEEFLIFLPETQLTDAIAIADRMRKRITTIQISIDNDEKVSFTASFGVATTQDINVSLNELIAQADRQLYHAKKKGRNRVYPDLSD; encoded by the coding sequence ATGAAAAAAATATCCGTATTGCTGACCATGATGCTAGTGTGCTCATTCTGGAGCTTACCGGCAGACGCACAAGATATTGATGTCTCTAAAAAATACCAAGAACCGATTGGGCAACATATTCAGTTTTATCGAAATGAAGAGGCTCATCTAAGCATGCAAAGTGCATATGACGCATTCCAAAATGGTGACTTTTCGCAATCCTCAGATTCCGTACTTAATTTTGGCATCGGCGCAAAACCAGTGTGGCTTGCGTTTCGCGTTAGAAATCATACCCATGACTATGCGCTTCGAAATTTATTGCTTGAAACCTCCTGGTTGGACAAGATTGATGTTTATCATTTCCATGGGAACCAGTTAGTAAATAGTTACCATATTGGCGACAGCCAGCTATTTTCGCAACGGCCGCTTAACCATCGATTTTTTGTCACTGAGCATAATGTTGGAACCGGTGACACTACCGTGCTCATCCGCGTTGAGTCAGACGACGCAATGGTTTTGCCCATTTATTTCCTTACCGCGGAAGAAACCGCTGATAGAAATATGCTGCAAGCATATAGCTACGGATTGATATACGGAATTATTTTGGCTTTGGTAGCCTACAATTTTATGCTGTATATCGGATTACGCTCTGCTCCCTATTTTTTTTACTCACTCTACCTCTTATTATTTTTGCTACTCAATGCTGCCTATACTGGCCATGGCTACCAATGGTTATGGCCTGATTCGCCGCACTGGCAACAATGGTCCAATCCAGTATTGATCATGATGTGTACTTTAAGTGGCTGTGCATTTGCATTGAACTTCTTGGATATCAAAACGGCCAGTCCTCGCATCTATCAGTCAGTTATTGTCTGCTGCCTCAGCTTTAGCGTATTAACATTAATCGCAATCTTGACCGATAAATTCATAATAACGCTATTTATATCTCTGTTTTTTATATTTTATTTCTATATTCTTGCTGTCATATTGGGTATCATTTCTCTGCGAACAAAAAACAGATTCGCGCAATATTTTCTCTTAGCATCGATTTTTACGATTTGTGGCGGCATTATTACAGCTAATGCGGTATGGGGGTTCATTCCTTTCAACTGGCTCACTTACCGAGCCACAGAAATTGGGATGGTGGCGGATGCGATTTTGCTAGCGCTTGCACTTGCTGAGCGTTTTAACATTAATCAGAGCGAGAAGCTGGCAGCTGAAAAAAGAGCTGATATTGATTTATTAACCAACTTAAATAACCGACGGGCCTTTTACAAATTCGTGCAGCCGATGTGGGCCATAAGCTTGCGCAGCAAAAGTTCTACCTCGGTAATCATACTGGATATCGATGATTTCAAATTACTGAATGATAATTATGGTCATCCTGTAGGCGATCTCGTTCTGGTGCGATTGGCGGAAACAATTCAAAAAGAAGCACGCAGCGGAGATATTCTGGCACGCTGGGGAGGCGAAGAATTTCTTATTTTTCTGCCGGAAACACAATTGACGGATGCAATAGCCATTGCAGATAGGATGCGCAAAAGAATCACAACAATTCAAATTTCTATTGATAATGACGAAAAAGTCTCATTTACCGCAAGCTTTGGCGTTGCGACCACTCAAGATATTAACGTATCTCTGAACGAATTAATCGCACAAGCGGATCGACAACTCTATCACGCCAAGAAGAAAGGACGTAACCGCGTCTACCCAGATTTATCTGACTGA
- a CDS encoding Na+/H+ antiporter subunit G, which translates to MLEYLLSFLILTGAIFTFIGSLGLLRLKDFYMRLHGPTKATTLGVGSLLIASAVFFSNRDAGLSLHEILITLFLFITAPVSAHLLAKAALHLNLHSFAKIPIKSIKEKASSDTIGIKH; encoded by the coding sequence ATGTTGGAATATTTATTATCTTTTTTAATTTTGACTGGAGCTATCTTTACTTTCATCGGCTCATTAGGCCTGCTGCGGTTAAAGGATTTTTATATGCGCTTGCATGGACCGACTAAGGCTACAACATTGGGTGTAGGGAGCCTGTTGATTGCATCGGCGGTATTTTTCAGTAACCGCGACGCCGGTCTCAGTCTGCACGAAATATTGATTACGCTGTTTCTTTTTATTACTGCACCGGTAAGCGCACACTTACTTGCCAAGGCAGCATTACATCTGAATCTGCATTCGTTTGCGAAAATACCGATCAAATCAATAAAAGAAAAAGCAAGTAGTGACACAATCGGTATCAAACACTAA
- a CDS encoding Na+/H+ antiporter subunit C — MEALVAILIGTLTGCGVYLALRNRTFPVVLGLTFLSYAVNLFLLVMGRLTIGKPPIIVEGVTEYADPLPQALVLTAIVISFAMTAFVIVLSLKAHLEMGNDHVDGKHKP, encoded by the coding sequence ATGGAAGCGCTGGTAGCAATACTGATAGGAACACTCACGGGTTGTGGCGTTTATTTGGCTTTACGCAACCGTACTTTTCCGGTTGTGCTGGGTCTGACTTTTTTGTCTTACGCAGTCAATCTATTTCTGCTGGTAATGGGGCGGCTCACTATCGGTAAACCACCGATTATTGTAGAAGGTGTTACGGAATATGCGGATCCCTTGCCGCAGGCGTTAGTGTTGACAGCAATTGTAATCAGTTTTGCCATGACTGCTTTTGTCATTGTATTGTCCCTCAAGGCGCATCTGGAAATGGGGAACGATCATGTGGATGGAAAACATAAACCATGA
- a CDS encoding monovalent cation/H+ antiporter subunit A: MNLSLVALIPFVGAIFVASISRLGRLHAAWGAGFVTLLALAILYPMIADVFSGQIIIQRFSWIPVLGLDLAFRLDGLGLLFSLMILGIGLLIILYARYYLSERDDMGRFFAYLLMFMGSMLGIVLSENIIQLLIFWELTSLSSFLLISYWQHRQESRSGARMALAVTGGGGLALLGGFLLLGEICNSYDLSVILRSGDSIRAHALYLPMLILILLGAFTKSAQFPFHFWLPNAMAAPTPVSAYLHSATMVKAGVFLLARFFPALSGTSEWFWLVSMTGLVTLLVAAYIAMFKHDLKGLLAYSTISHLGLITLLFGMGTPLAAVAGVFHIINHAIFKASLFMAAGIIDHEAGTRDMRRLRGLWKFMPHTALLAMVAAASMAGVPLFNGFLSKEMFFAETLHHTHQPLGWLMPAAATLAGIFAVAYSLRFIHTVFFNGEPVDLPKTPHEPPRWMKVPVEILVALCLLVGMLPALTVEPILAVAAAGVLQGSVPEHDLAIWHGFNPALWMSIIALSGGILIYLVRRPLSAWYEKIGDRLEFRSLYNYMLNQLFKISRYITHLLNAHSLQQMLFVFMLFILALGVTGFIDNVSALTGDRIRLPVDGVSVLVTLILIIAAIGAVILHRQRLVSLILMGAVGLGVSLVFIKFSAPDLALTQLSVEVVTIVLMLLALYFLPQFSPRESGNYVRSRDALVAIAAGSGVSLLVWAILTRPYYSIADYFLSNSVTGGGGTNVVNVILVDFRGYDTLGEITVLALAGLGIYAMLHQLKLSGSEQDSQGQIWDHDLHPVIMASFVRLLLPLALLVSVYILLRGHNLPGGGFIAGLITAVALIMQYLANGVAWAHSRLSVNMHHVIGAGIFVAVLTGVASWFFDHPFLTSTFSHLHWPIIGEFELASAMMFDLGVYLVVVGTTLLILIYLGLVHKESHLTNVRKRIR; the protein is encoded by the coding sequence ATGAATTTATCGCTTGTCGCGCTCATACCTTTTGTCGGCGCTATCTTTGTTGCATCCATTTCCCGTTTGGGCCGATTGCATGCCGCTTGGGGTGCCGGTTTCGTGACGCTACTTGCGTTAGCCATTTTATATCCGATGATTGCTGATGTTTTTTCAGGGCAAATTATCATTCAGCGCTTTAGCTGGATACCGGTGCTCGGCTTGGACCTGGCATTTCGTCTCGATGGATTGGGTTTGCTCTTTTCGCTGATGATCTTGGGTATTGGCCTACTTATTATCCTCTATGCCCGGTATTACTTGTCCGAGCGGGATGACATGGGACGTTTTTTTGCTTATTTGCTGATGTTCATGGGTTCCATGCTGGGAATTGTGTTATCAGAAAATATTATTCAGCTATTGATTTTCTGGGAGTTAACCAGTCTGTCGTCGTTCTTGCTCATTAGTTATTGGCAACACCGGCAAGAATCACGCAGCGGAGCGCGTATGGCGTTGGCCGTTACTGGCGGTGGCGGTCTGGCACTGCTCGGTGGTTTTCTGCTACTGGGTGAAATTTGCAACAGCTATGATTTATCCGTGATTTTGAGATCAGGCGATAGTATCCGTGCCCATGCGTTATATCTGCCGATGTTGATACTGATATTGCTTGGTGCTTTCACTAAATCAGCGCAATTTCCATTTCACTTCTGGTTGCCTAATGCCATGGCTGCTCCTACGCCGGTGTCTGCTTATTTGCATTCTGCTACTATGGTAAAAGCCGGTGTGTTCTTGCTTGCTCGTTTTTTTCCCGCTTTGTCGGGTACATCGGAATGGTTCTGGCTGGTTAGTATGACAGGGCTGGTTACATTGCTTGTGGCCGCTTACATTGCTATGTTTAAGCACGATCTAAAAGGATTGCTTGCGTATTCGACGATCAGTCATCTGGGTTTGATTACTTTATTATTCGGCATGGGAACCCCGCTTGCAGCGGTTGCCGGTGTTTTTCATATCATTAACCATGCGATTTTCAAAGCCTCCTTGTTTATGGCTGCGGGCATTATCGATCACGAAGCGGGTACGCGAGATATGCGCCGTTTGCGAGGATTATGGAAATTTATGCCACACACAGCATTACTGGCCATGGTGGCTGCCGCTTCTATGGCGGGCGTGCCGCTATTTAACGGTTTTTTATCTAAGGAAATGTTTTTTGCCGAAACTTTGCATCATACTCATCAACCGTTGGGATGGCTGATGCCTGCCGCAGCAACTCTAGCGGGTATTTTTGCCGTGGCTTATTCATTACGTTTTATCCATACGGTTTTTTTTAATGGAGAGCCGGTTGATTTGCCCAAAACACCACATGAGCCTCCACGCTGGATGAAGGTGCCGGTGGAAATTCTGGTAGCTTTATGTTTGCTGGTTGGGATGCTCCCGGCATTAACTGTAGAACCCATTCTTGCAGTAGCTGCTGCTGGTGTTCTACAGGGATCTGTTCCAGAACACGATTTGGCTATCTGGCATGGTTTTAATCCGGCATTATGGATGAGTATTATTGCGTTATCCGGCGGAATTTTAATTTATCTGGTTCGCCGTCCATTATCCGCATGGTACGAAAAAATCGGTGATCGGCTGGAATTTAGATCACTATACAATTATATGCTTAACCAGCTTTTTAAAATTTCTCGTTATATAACCCATTTACTGAATGCACATTCGCTTCAGCAGATGCTGTTTGTTTTTATGCTTTTTATTCTGGCGCTTGGCGTGACAGGCTTCATCGATAATGTATCAGCTCTAACCGGGGATCGCATACGACTGCCTGTAGATGGCGTCAGCGTATTGGTTACATTGATTCTTATAATTGCCGCGATAGGTGCGGTTATCCTGCATCGGCAACGTCTTGTATCGCTCATTTTAATGGGTGCGGTAGGCTTGGGAGTGTCTCTTGTTTTTATCAAGTTTTCTGCGCCGGATCTGGCTTTGACACAATTATCCGTCGAGGTGGTAACGATTGTTCTGATGCTGTTAGCATTATATTTTTTACCGCAATTTTCGCCGCGGGAATCCGGGAATTATGTACGCAGCCGTGATGCTTTGGTCGCTATAGCAGCGGGTTCAGGTGTGAGTTTATTAGTTTGGGCTATTTTAACCCGTCCATATTACAGCATCGCAGATTACTTCTTGAGCAATAGCGTGACAGGTGGGGGTGGAACGAATGTAGTCAATGTCATTCTGGTTGATTTCAGAGGCTATGACACACTCGGTGAGATTACCGTGCTAGCGTTAGCCGGACTGGGTATATATGCGATGCTGCATCAACTAAAGTTATCCGGCTCGGAACAAGACAGCCAGGGACAAATCTGGGATCATGATTTGCATCCGGTTATCATGGCGTCGTTTGTGCGTCTGCTATTACCGCTCGCCTTGCTGGTTTCTGTATATATTTTGCTGCGTGGGCATAATCTACCCGGAGGGGGATTTATCGCAGGATTAATAACTGCGGTAGCACTAATCATGCAATATTTGGCCAATGGTGTGGCATGGGCGCATAGCCGTTTGTCAGTCAATATGCATCATGTGATAGGGGCGGGTATTTTTGTCGCGGTATTGACGGGTGTTGCCAGTTGGTTTTTTGATCATCCTTTTTTGACCTCCACCTTTAGTCATCTGCATTGGCCGATAATTGGAGAGTTCGAGCTAGCCTCGGCTATGATGTTTGATCTGGGTGTATATCTGGTTGTCGTCGGTACCACGCTATTGATACTTATTTATCTTGGTCTGGTACATAAAGAGAGTCATTTGACAAACGTCAGAAAGAGAATCCGTTAA
- the cysD gene encoding sulfate adenylyltransferase subunit CysD, producing MLTHIQRLEAESIHIMREVVAECEHPVMLYSVGKDSAVMLHLAVKAFYPSKLPFPLLHVDTTWKFKEMIEFRDVMAKKLGADLIVHINPEGVAKGINPFTHGSAIHTDIWKTEGLKQALDKHGFDVAFGGARRDEEKSRAKERIFSIRSAQHRWDPKLQRPELWRLYNARKNPGESIRVFPLSNWTELDIWQYIHLNNIPIVPLYYAKERPVVERDGTLIMVDDERLPLREGESPMMKKVRFRTLGCYPLTGAIESEASSLVDIIQEMLLARTSERQGRLIDHDSTGSMEKKKQEGYF from the coding sequence ATGTTGACACATATACAACGCCTTGAAGCGGAGAGTATTCATATCATGCGGGAGGTAGTTGCAGAGTGCGAGCATCCGGTAATGCTCTATTCTGTCGGCAAGGATAGCGCAGTGATGCTGCATCTGGCAGTAAAGGCATTTTATCCCTCGAAACTGCCTTTTCCATTACTGCATGTCGATACTACCTGGAAATTCAAGGAAATGATTGAATTTCGTGACGTAATGGCAAAAAAATTGGGAGCTGATCTTATTGTTCATATTAATCCTGAGGGTGTTGCAAAAGGAATCAATCCTTTTACACATGGTTCGGCAATTCATACGGATATTTGGAAGACTGAAGGTTTAAAACAGGCGCTGGATAAGCATGGTTTTGATGTCGCTTTCGGTGGGGCACGTCGCGATGAAGAAAAATCACGCGCAAAAGAGCGTATTTTTTCCATTCGATCTGCACAGCATCGTTGGGATCCCAAGTTGCAGCGTCCTGAATTATGGCGGCTATATAATGCGCGCAAAAACCCGGGTGAGAGCATTCGAGTTTTTCCACTTTCCAATTGGACTGAGTTGGATATTTGGCAATACATCCATTTGAATAATATTCCTATTGTCCCACTGTACTATGCTAAGGAACGGCCTGTTGTGGAGCGTGATGGTACTTTAATTATGGTTGATGATGAGCGTTTGCCGTTGAGAGAAGGCGAGTCGCCGATGATGAAGAAAGTCCGTTTTCGTACGTTGGGTTGTTATCCCTTAACCGGTGCAATTGAAAGTGAGGCAAGTTCCCTGGTGGATATTATTCAGGAGATGTTGTTGGCGCGAACATCTGAGCGGCAGGGGCGATTAATCGATCATGATTCCACAGGTTCGATGGAGAAAAAGAAACAGGAGGGTTACTTCTAA